The following proteins are co-located in the Acidicapsa acidisoli genome:
- a CDS encoding alpha-amylase family protein, translating into MLNRRTFLKTGITTGAAALPLATALEALQPTFTASAEEAASVAGVMTPVRLAALPTRLAPVDSSTEAWQQRIRRVGQSNMTEHDPAVMNIEEWADYWHACNTDIVYISVTGILAYYPSKVKFHRHGKFLNGRDFFGECVAAARKRSMRVVARMSPDLNWGDALEAHPEWAMRNKDGSVQFNGEEPRLFRTCMFSTYMDDYVPAVMREVNSLYDVDCFYTNGWPPLGSLPECHCGICSKLAPPNTVAYWRAFNDRLFELWNKYDAIAKEKKPDSFFFANLGGNVHAGPNLDRLGKTAVWFQGDNQGRTNEDPAVWGCTLQGRVCNAVLDGKFAANITAAYSTSEVPWRNAAKNPAEAKMWLNETLAGGLVPYYHFIGSENGFGEDRRWQKVGADYFRWTAKHDAHFKVRRSVANVGVVMGQSTQLLYPGPGAVHSRTYMRDTTHGIYETLLAGRFAFDYVHEDRLEPERLSKYKVLLLPNIAMLSDRQCEQIRSYVQSGGSIMASFETSLYDEELKPRADFGLADVLGIRKAGEVIGTNGNAYYQRIERQHAILSGFADTNWLPGAQNRVPLKPVQDAVLTVVPGFVRYPPELAYPAASHTDEPAVVLREIGTSRVAYFPGDIERTYWLTGHGDLLRLMHNTIRWLTGDERVVNVDGDGFVEVFAWETNLGYTVHLLNYTNPNAHHGWMQSVYPLGAQSVSLKLPADVHVKSVELLCAEQSVNFRMEDQVLRFSIPRVEDYEVAAISVR; encoded by the coding sequence ATGCTCAATCGGCGCACATTTCTGAAGACCGGTATCACCACGGGCGCAGCCGCACTGCCCCTGGCAACGGCGCTTGAAGCGCTCCAACCAACATTCACGGCCTCCGCGGAAGAGGCTGCATCTGTCGCGGGAGTGATGACGCCAGTAAGGCTCGCAGCGCTGCCAACTCGACTGGCTCCGGTGGACTCATCCACCGAGGCATGGCAGCAACGGATTCGGCGCGTGGGCCAGAGCAACATGACCGAACATGACCCGGCAGTCATGAACATCGAGGAGTGGGCCGACTATTGGCACGCGTGCAACACAGATATCGTGTATATCAGCGTTACCGGCATACTGGCGTATTACCCATCGAAGGTAAAGTTCCACCGGCATGGAAAATTCCTGAATGGCCGTGATTTCTTTGGCGAGTGCGTGGCCGCCGCCCGCAAGCGCAGCATGCGTGTGGTTGCCCGCATGAGTCCGGACTTGAACTGGGGCGACGCGCTGGAGGCGCATCCAGAGTGGGCAATGCGCAACAAGGATGGATCGGTTCAGTTCAACGGCGAAGAACCGCGCCTCTTCCGGACCTGCATGTTCTCCACTTACATGGACGATTACGTTCCTGCAGTAATGCGAGAGGTGAATTCGCTCTACGATGTTGACTGCTTTTATACCAATGGCTGGCCGCCTCTGGGGAGCCTGCCTGAGTGCCATTGCGGCATCTGCAGCAAGCTGGCGCCGCCGAATACGGTGGCCTACTGGCGCGCTTTCAACGACCGCCTCTTCGAGTTGTGGAATAAGTACGACGCGATCGCCAAAGAGAAGAAGCCAGACAGCTTTTTCTTTGCGAATCTGGGCGGAAACGTCCACGCGGGGCCGAATCTCGACCGCCTGGGCAAGACCGCTGTCTGGTTTCAGGGCGATAACCAGGGCCGCACCAACGAAGACCCCGCGGTGTGGGGATGCACCCTGCAAGGCCGCGTGTGCAACGCAGTGCTCGACGGCAAGTTTGCGGCCAACATCACGGCCGCTTATTCGACCAGCGAAGTGCCATGGCGCAATGCTGCTAAGAATCCCGCCGAGGCAAAGATGTGGCTGAATGAAACGCTGGCTGGTGGGCTGGTTCCGTATTACCACTTCATCGGCTCGGAGAATGGCTTTGGCGAAGATCGCCGCTGGCAGAAAGTCGGCGCGGATTACTTTCGCTGGACGGCAAAGCACGATGCTCACTTCAAGGTGCGGCGGTCGGTTGCCAACGTCGGCGTCGTGATGGGACAGAGCACGCAGCTTCTCTATCCCGGCCCTGGCGCTGTACACTCGCGCACTTATATGCGCGATACGACGCACGGTATCTACGAGACGCTGCTAGCTGGACGGTTTGCCTTCGACTATGTGCATGAAGATCGTCTTGAGCCGGAGCGGCTGAGTAAGTACAAAGTGCTCCTGCTGCCTAACATCGCAATGCTGAGCGACCGGCAGTGTGAGCAGATTCGAAGCTATGTGCAATCGGGCGGGTCGATCATGGCCAGCTTTGAAACCAGCCTCTATGACGAAGAGTTGAAACCGCGCGCGGACTTTGGCCTTGCAGATGTACTCGGAATTCGCAAGGCAGGCGAAGTGATCGGCACCAATGGCAATGCGTACTATCAGCGCATTGAGCGCCAGCACGCCATACTGAGCGGCTTTGCCGACACAAACTGGCTGCCGGGCGCGCAGAATCGCGTGCCGCTCAAGCCGGTGCAGGATGCGGTGCTTACGGTTGTTCCTGGATTCGTGCGCTATCCGCCGGAGCTGGCTTATCCTGCAGCGTCTCATACAGACGAGCCTGCGGTAGTGCTGCGCGAGATAGGCACAAGCCGTGTAGCTTACTTTCCGGGAGATATCGAGCGTACTTACTGGCTTACAGGTCATGGCGACTTACTGCGTCTCATGCATAACACCATCCGTTGGCTTACCGGAGACGAGCGCGTGGTGAACGTGGATGGGGACGGATTTGTCGAAGTCTTTGCCTGGGAGACTAACCTCGGTTATACCGTGCACTTACTCAATTACACCAACCCGAACGCGCATCATGGCTGGATGCAGTCGGTCTATCCGCTCGGCGC
- a CDS encoding non-lysosomal glucosylceramidase, producing the protein MTEKRGIARRDFFKQAAGAIGAATQASGWPGFTAAGVAAESIAETAQADQEPHADQHTKNAAVGIHFPRVFTGSQLKMLAFPLGGVAAGSIALGGRGQLRDWEIFNRPNKGFSPSYAFPAIWVQSGDAKPVARVLEARILPPYEGQDGLGSSNAPGLSRLAGAEFTGQYPLARVRFLDPNLPVHVSLEAFSPFIPHDPDDSGLPVAILRYRLHNPGTVSAKVSIAFSVDNPVHGASGGNAGGAADAPKPDSRSNEFRSEGGLAGLVMSNSGIAADDPRFGSFVLAALTSGGAGPAVNTTYWRGWPKGRWWNSPLFFWDSFSRDGALLDEPQSRGTVSSLCQQTTVPAGGSASITFLLAWHFPNRTPGWCGWDAPAGEAGTIIGNFYSARFKSAWEAAQYTAANLTRLEARTRAFTDAFAGSTLPDAVKEAASANLSTLATTTCFRTADGEFHGFEGSDDKSGCCFGNCLHVWNYETATAFLFPSFARSLRDAAFGYSMDDQGGMRFRQLLPDGKERFRIAAADGQMGQILHAYLDWKLSGDNAWLRTMWPRIKRGVEFAWIQGGWDANRDGVFEGVQHTTYDVEFYGPNPLGGVYYLGALRAAEEMAIAVGEKETASEYRRLFTQGSRWIDEHLFQGEFYRQQVLGYPRDKIAPQLISGMGSENTETPEYQVGGGCLVDQLLGQYLANVAGLGPLVSPEHIRATLESIYRYNYKRSLADHDSVQRTYALNEEAAVVVCDYGKAVRPKIPFPYYAEAWTGLEYSLAALMFHAEMVAQGVEVVENLRARYDGEKRNPWDEAECGHHYARAMASWTSVVALSGFEYDGAKAAVVAAPRVPHAEFKCFWSTGTGWGTFAYSKEGAGVSYLTIKVLAGKLPCRSIEMTATGSVTCSGSYGRIKAHAVQSRDGRTVYQLDELVVIAEGKEFSLEVQA; encoded by the coding sequence ATGACGGAAAAGCGCGGAATTGCGAGGAGAGATTTCTTCAAGCAGGCTGCGGGCGCAATCGGCGCGGCGACACAGGCGTCGGGTTGGCCCGGCTTTACTGCGGCAGGCGTTGCCGCGGAGAGTATTGCTGAGACAGCACAGGCGGATCAGGAGCCGCATGCTGATCAACATACGAAGAACGCCGCAGTCGGGATTCATTTTCCGCGGGTCTTCACTGGCTCGCAGCTCAAGATGCTTGCCTTCCCGCTCGGCGGAGTTGCTGCCGGAAGCATTGCGCTGGGAGGTCGCGGCCAGCTACGGGATTGGGAGATCTTCAACCGGCCCAACAAGGGGTTTTCGCCCTCGTATGCATTTCCGGCAATCTGGGTTCAGTCAGGCGATGCGAAGCCAGTTGCACGTGTGCTGGAGGCTCGAATTCTGCCGCCCTACGAGGGTCAGGATGGGCTGGGTTCGAGCAATGCTCCGGGACTGAGTAGGCTTGCGGGAGCGGAGTTCACGGGACAATACCCGCTTGCACGGGTGCGATTCCTCGATCCGAATCTGCCGGTGCATGTTTCACTGGAGGCATTCTCGCCGTTTATTCCGCATGACCCTGACGACTCCGGCCTGCCTGTCGCGATTCTACGTTACCGGCTGCACAACCCAGGGACCGTGAGCGCAAAAGTGAGCATTGCATTCTCTGTTGACAATCCTGTGCATGGCGCATCGGGAGGAAACGCAGGCGGAGCTGCGGACGCGCCGAAGCCCGACTCGCGCTCGAATGAGTTTCGCTCGGAAGGCGGGCTGGCTGGGCTGGTGATGAGCAATTCCGGAATTGCGGCGGACGATCCCAGATTTGGAAGCTTTGTGCTTGCTGCGTTGACTTCCGGAGGGGCTGGGCCAGCAGTGAATACTACCTATTGGCGCGGATGGCCGAAGGGACGGTGGTGGAACTCTCCGCTGTTTTTCTGGGACAGCTTCTCTCGCGATGGAGCGCTGCTCGACGAGCCGCAATCGCGCGGCACCGTCAGCTCACTTTGTCAGCAGACGACGGTGCCGGCGGGTGGCTCGGCGAGCATCACCTTTCTGCTGGCGTGGCATTTTCCGAATCGGACTCCAGGCTGGTGCGGCTGGGATGCGCCTGCGGGCGAAGCCGGAACCATCATCGGCAACTTCTACAGCGCACGCTTCAAAAGCGCGTGGGAGGCAGCGCAATACACGGCTGCGAATCTCACGCGATTGGAGGCTCGCACGCGCGCATTTACGGATGCTTTTGCCGGGAGCACTTTACCTGATGCGGTAAAAGAGGCGGCGAGCGCAAATCTTTCGACGTTGGCTACGACGACGTGCTTTCGCACAGCGGACGGGGAGTTTCACGGCTTTGAGGGTTCAGACGATAAGTCGGGATGCTGTTTCGGCAACTGCCTGCATGTATGGAACTACGAGACAGCCACTGCATTCCTGTTTCCTTCGTTTGCGAGGTCACTGCGCGACGCCGCATTCGGATACAGCATGGACGATCAGGGCGGAATGCGATTTCGCCAGCTATTGCCGGATGGAAAGGAACGATTCAGAATTGCAGCCGCGGATGGGCAGATGGGACAGATTCTGCATGCCTATCTGGATTGGAAGCTGAGCGGGGACAATGCGTGGCTTAGGACGATGTGGCCACGGATCAAGAGAGGTGTAGAGTTTGCATGGATTCAGGGCGGGTGGGATGCGAATCGCGATGGAGTCTTCGAGGGCGTTCAACATACGACTTACGACGTTGAGTTTTACGGTCCTAACCCGTTAGGAGGCGTCTATTATCTCGGAGCTTTGCGCGCGGCGGAGGAGATGGCCATCGCTGTCGGAGAGAAGGAGACTGCGAGTGAGTATCGCAGGCTCTTTACCCAGGGCAGCCGTTGGATCGATGAGCATTTGTTTCAGGGTGAGTTTTATCGACAGCAGGTGCTCGGATATCCCAGGGATAAGATCGCTCCGCAACTGATAAGCGGAATGGGCAGCGAGAACACAGAGACGCCGGAGTACCAGGTTGGCGGCGGATGCCTTGTGGATCAATTGCTTGGGCAGTATCTTGCGAACGTCGCCGGGCTTGGGCCCCTGGTTTCGCCGGAACATATACGCGCGACGCTTGAGTCTATCTATCGCTATAACTACAAGCGTTCGCTTGCGGATCATGATTCGGTGCAGAGGACGTATGCCCTGAACGAGGAAGCTGCGGTAGTGGTTTGCGATTACGGAAAGGCTGTTCGCCCGAAGATACCGTTCCCTTATTACGCAGAGGCGTGGACAGGATTGGAGTACTCGTTGGCCGCGCTGATGTTCCATGCGGAGATGGTGGCGCAAGGGGTAGAGGTGGTTGAGAATCTGCGTGCTCGATACGACGGGGAAAAGCGCAATCCATGGGATGAGGCGGAATGCGGCCACCATTATGCGCGGGCGATGGCTTCGTGGACCAGCGTTGTGGCCCTGAGCGGATTCGAATATGACGGCGCTAAGGCGGCGGTCGTTGCGGCGCCGCGAGTGCCGCACGCGGAGTTCAAATGCTTCTGGTCCACCGGCACGGGATGGGGGACGTTTGCTTACAGCAAGGAAGGCGCCGGGGTGAGTTACCTGACGATCAAAGTGCTGGCCGGCAAGCTTCCGTGCAGGTCGATTGAGATGACCGCAACGGGCAGCGTCACCTGCTCAGGAAGCTACGGACGGATCAAGGCGCATGCGGTGCAAAGCCGCGATGGGCGGACGGTCTATCAATTGGATGAGCTTGTGGTCATTGCAGAGGGAAAGGAATTCAGCCTGGAGGTGCAGGCGTGA
- a CDS encoding CobW-like GTP-binding protein — MSLTTVDARPWIIVVGGFLGAGKTTLLLAAARELKRRGVRSAVVMNDQGEALVDSEYASYASAQSIDGLRQGEVTGGCFCCRFSELIGVMEELRAFSPEIIFAEPVGSCTDISATTLHPLREYSDQYRLSPFTVLVDPERAREVLAGDADTNLKFLFEKQLQEADVVCFSKSDRNSVTPSLDVFGAGDVRRLSAKTGDGVAAWLDEMLSGRLSAGSRILDIDYEQYACAEAALVWLNLEAEVRPAVAVSPAALLGPLFDELDTKLSAGGIGIVHLKAIVRAESGFVKAAICANGQEPDVEGNLAASPAANHSLLMNLRALGAAPEVRKIVEECLGRIDGEIDDLRISCFHPAAPRPERRIVGMRSGL, encoded by the coding sequence GTGAGTCTGACAACTGTCGACGCAAGGCCGTGGATTATTGTGGTGGGCGGATTTCTTGGCGCGGGGAAGACAACTCTTCTACTGGCTGCGGCGCGGGAGTTGAAGCGGCGTGGTGTGCGTAGCGCAGTGGTGATGAACGATCAGGGCGAGGCGCTGGTCGATTCGGAATATGCGTCCTATGCGTCGGCGCAATCGATCGATGGGTTGCGGCAGGGCGAAGTGACTGGGGGATGTTTCTGCTGCCGATTTTCTGAGTTGATCGGTGTGATGGAGGAATTGCGCGCATTTTCGCCGGAGATTATCTTTGCTGAGCCCGTTGGCAGTTGCACGGATATATCCGCGACGACGCTGCATCCCCTGCGCGAATACAGCGATCAATACCGGCTCTCTCCGTTCACTGTGCTGGTTGATCCGGAGCGGGCGCGGGAGGTGCTTGCCGGCGACGCTGATACGAATTTGAAATTTCTGTTTGAGAAGCAGCTTCAAGAGGCGGATGTTGTCTGCTTCTCCAAGTCGGACAGGAATTCTGTCACGCCTTCGCTGGATGTATTTGGCGCAGGAGATGTGCGGAGGTTGAGCGCGAAGACGGGCGATGGTGTTGCCGCCTGGCTGGATGAGATGCTCTCGGGAAGACTTTCCGCTGGGAGCCGCATTCTCGATATCGACTATGAGCAGTATGCTTGCGCGGAGGCGGCTTTAGTGTGGCTGAATCTTGAGGCCGAGGTTCGTCCGGCAGTGGCCGTTTCTCCTGCTGCGCTGTTGGGGCCGCTCTTCGATGAACTGGACACGAAGCTCAGCGCGGGCGGGATCGGCATTGTCCATCTGAAGGCCATCGTGCGCGCTGAGTCTGGGTTTGTGAAAGCCGCCATCTGCGCGAATGGCCAAGAGCCCGATGTGGAAGGGAATCTCGCTGCCTCTCCGGCGGCGAATCACAGCCTGCTGATGAATCTTCGTGCGCTTGGCGCAGCCCCGGAGGTGCGGAAGATCGTAGAAGAATGCCTTGGCAGGATCGATGGCGAGATCGATGACCTGAGGATCAGTTGCTTTCATCCGGCTGCGCCGAGGCCGGAACGACGCATAGTGGGGATGCGATCAGGACTCTAA
- a CDS encoding DUF5597 domain-containing protein, whose product MRKSSLLRFCLSVLFVLACLTIAKAAEAPRLVQKDGRYALMVDGHPYLILGGQIHNSSGWPSELPQVWQSMAALHANTVAAPVYWEQMEAQQGHFDFTNVDQIVQGARGHNLHVILLWFGTWKNGNNHYAPAWIKADTKRYPRMIRPDGEPIDVLSANSRNTLEADKAAFVALTRHLKEIDSEDHTILMIQVENESGGVGSVRDFSAESNREFAGPVPGDLLAATHKQPGTWSQVFGSDADETFQAYHQAKYLNEIAAAGKAELSIPYYMNVWVSYPAAELPQRQISIPGIQYPSGGAVQKLVGMWKALTPSIDLIGPDVYSDDSPFYREIIATYHRPDNPLWIPETGRGDSFAKFFFYALGDGAIGFSPFGVDASGWNILGDEPWKAHSSNFALVGPMDREIAQLEFDGKLKTSVEEPGHATQELDFGAWQATVAFGYPQPDGRRAPGTKDAHGSAIVAQLGPDEFLVTGIDASVSFHLPGKLPWIRSEIVTAEQGTYENGIWKPLRLWNGDETDRGLSFHQQPEVVRVRLERF is encoded by the coding sequence ATGCGCAAATCGTCTCTGCTCCGTTTCTGTTTATCCGTGCTCTTTGTCCTCGCGTGTCTGACCATCGCCAAGGCAGCAGAGGCGCCAAGGCTCGTCCAGAAGGACGGCCGCTACGCATTGATGGTCGATGGCCATCCCTATCTGATTCTCGGCGGCCAGATCCACAACTCCAGCGGGTGGCCCAGCGAACTCCCACAGGTCTGGCAATCGATGGCCGCACTGCACGCCAACACCGTTGCAGCCCCCGTCTACTGGGAACAGATGGAAGCGCAACAGGGTCACTTCGACTTCACCAACGTCGACCAGATCGTGCAAGGCGCCCGCGGCCATAACCTGCACGTGATCCTGCTATGGTTCGGCACCTGGAAAAACGGCAACAACCACTACGCTCCCGCCTGGATCAAAGCTGACACCAAGCGCTATCCCCGCATGATCCGCCCCGACGGCGAACCCATCGACGTGCTCTCGGCCAACTCCCGCAACACCCTGGAAGCCGACAAGGCCGCATTCGTCGCCCTCACGCGTCATCTCAAGGAGATCGACAGTGAAGATCACACCATCCTCATGATCCAGGTCGAGAACGAGTCCGGTGGCGTCGGCAGCGTTCGCGATTTCTCGGCAGAGTCCAACCGCGAGTTCGCCGGTCCCGTTCCCGGCGATCTGCTCGCCGCAACCCACAAGCAACCCGGGACATGGAGCCAGGTCTTCGGCTCCGACGCCGACGAAACGTTCCAGGCCTACCATCAAGCCAAATACCTCAACGAAATAGCCGCCGCAGGCAAAGCCGAATTATCCATCCCCTATTACATGAACGTCTGGGTCAGCTATCCCGCAGCCGAGCTGCCGCAGCGCCAGATATCGATTCCGGGTATTCAATATCCCAGCGGCGGAGCGGTGCAGAAGCTCGTCGGCATGTGGAAGGCGCTCACGCCGTCGATCGACCTCATCGGCCCCGACGTCTATTCCGACGACTCACCTTTCTATCGCGAAATCATCGCCACCTATCACCGTCCCGACAACCCACTCTGGATTCCCGAAACCGGCCGCGGTGACAGCTTCGCCAAATTCTTTTTCTACGCCCTCGGCGACGGAGCTATCGGTTTCTCGCCCTTCGGCGTCGATGCCTCCGGCTGGAACATCCTCGGCGACGAGCCTTGGAAAGCGCATTCCAGCAACTTCGCGCTCGTCGGCCCCATGGATCGCGAGATCGCGCAACTCGAGTTCGATGGCAAGCTGAAAACCAGTGTCGAAGAACCGGGCCACGCCACGCAGGAGCTGGACTTCGGCGCATGGCAGGCAACCGTCGCCTTCGGCTATCCGCAACCCGATGGACGCCGCGCCCCAGGCACCAAGGACGCCCACGGTTCGGCAATCGTAGCGCAACTCGGCCCCGATGAATTCCTCGTCACCGGGATCGACGCAAGCGTCAGCTTCCATCTCCCCGGCAAGCTTCCATGGATTCGCTCGGAGATCGTCACCGCCGAGCAGGGCACGTATGAAAATGGTATCTGGAAACCGCTGCGCCTCTGGAATGGCGATGAAACCGACCGCGGCCTCAGCTTCCATCAACAGCCCGAAGTAGTTCGCGTACGGCTCGAGCGTTTTTAG
- a CDS encoding bifunctional YncE family protein/alkaline phosphatase family protein, translating to MRNSVVVASLMTALAFGAGALRGQTVDLPTSKQLLGEIPGHPQRLNSLPMSMAVSPDSRYVVTVDAGYGTRESKFEQSLSVLDTQTGVVADFPDDRTMVRAKQTLYSGLAFSRDGSHVYASIGSISDPLGKDAEDTGSGVLVYRFAAGKISPERMIHLPLQTLAPGRTTKVLDGVQGDKGVPFPAAIAVVGAAGSEKLLVAENLSDDVLLIDPVSGAIEKRFDLSENDVVPSTYPIALAISRDGAKAYVALWNASEVAELDLAKGTVGRKLALLKPESAVAPGTHPCALEFSPDGRTMYVALANRDAVAAVNIGADQFSVKGYFDTRLPGQTYFGAEPEALAINADGSRLYVANAITDAVAVLDTAKLTPKAAKQGMVAPVGFVPTDWMPMAMAFLPAAGGGKLYVATAKGHGTGPNNSPMQIMDARTGKEVERPSTYIGTLLYGSLATLDATDIEKNLPEWTSVVIESNRMKAASEKITFAGGAQDRIKHVIYIIKENRTYDQILGDLAKDGKPVGNGDPKLTMYGQSITPNEHKLALQFGVLDNFYDSGEVSGDGHVWSTAAIGTDYLEKTWQQSYRGTQRTYDFEGIVAYGSPLLQKIPDVNEPMSGYLWGDLAAHGKSYYHFGEYIATVFCNDLTKAKNANPQLGPMLEGRDCSHKAVEPGEELPAEWGGGVNKWPWPIPLMASNTATKPQLVGHFAEEAPDFNLQVPDQVRVNIFERHLKQWVADKEQGKDTMPNFVLLRLGNDHTAGTRPGGPTPKSSVADNDLAVGRAVEAISHSPFWDDTAFFILEDDAQDGGDHVEAHRSIALVISKYAPRKADGTPFVDSRFYSTVSVVRTMETLLGLPPMNNNDAFASMISTLFTGPGDQPAYTADTSNRDNGLIYTANSKKAEGAQESMKMDFRHADHADAQKLNVILWKDAMGDAPVPAQLKQHHKKTADKDDDD from the coding sequence ATGCGGAACTCTGTTGTAGTTGCATCTCTCATGACAGCCCTGGCGTTCGGCGCAGGCGCACTTCGAGGGCAAACGGTCGATCTGCCCACCAGCAAACAACTCCTTGGAGAGATTCCGGGGCATCCGCAACGGCTGAACAGCCTGCCGATGTCGATGGCTGTCTCGCCGGATTCACGGTACGTGGTTACGGTCGATGCCGGTTACGGGACTCGTGAGTCGAAGTTCGAGCAGTCGCTTTCTGTGCTGGATACGCAAACGGGCGTCGTTGCCGACTTCCCCGATGACCGGACAATGGTGCGAGCCAAACAGACGCTTTACTCGGGCCTTGCTTTCAGCCGCGATGGAAGCCATGTTTACGCGAGCATCGGCTCCATCTCAGACCCGCTTGGCAAGGACGCAGAAGACACGGGCAGCGGCGTGCTGGTTTATCGCTTCGCCGCGGGGAAAATCTCGCCGGAGCGAATGATCCATCTGCCGCTGCAGACACTTGCGCCGGGTAGGACGACCAAGGTGCTTGATGGCGTCCAGGGCGATAAAGGCGTGCCTTTCCCGGCTGCGATTGCGGTGGTTGGAGCTGCGGGTTCGGAAAAGCTGCTGGTTGCCGAGAATCTCTCGGACGACGTGCTGCTGATCGACCCTGTGAGCGGGGCGATTGAGAAGCGTTTCGATCTCTCTGAGAACGATGTTGTGCCATCGACATATCCCATCGCGCTGGCGATTTCACGGGATGGCGCTAAGGCTTATGTCGCGCTTTGGAATGCTTCGGAAGTTGCGGAACTGGACCTGGCAAAGGGAACGGTTGGGCGCAAGCTGGCGCTGTTGAAGCCGGAGAGCGCGGTTGCTCCTGGAACGCACCCGTGCGCGCTGGAGTTTTCGCCGGATGGGCGAACGATGTACGTGGCGCTGGCCAATCGCGATGCTGTGGCAGCGGTAAATATCGGCGCGGATCAGTTTTCCGTGAAGGGATACTTTGACACGCGGCTGCCGGGGCAGACCTATTTCGGCGCGGAGCCCGAGGCGCTGGCCATCAATGCCGACGGAAGCCGGTTGTATGTAGCCAATGCGATTACCGATGCCGTTGCGGTGTTGGATACGGCGAAGTTGACGCCGAAGGCCGCGAAGCAAGGGATGGTTGCTCCGGTTGGATTCGTTCCGACGGATTGGATGCCTATGGCGATGGCATTTCTGCCGGCAGCAGGCGGTGGAAAGCTGTACGTCGCCACGGCCAAGGGTCATGGAACGGGGCCGAACAACTCGCCGATGCAGATCATGGATGCGAGAACCGGTAAGGAGGTTGAGCGTCCTTCGACCTATATCGGAACGCTGCTCTACGGTTCGCTGGCGACGCTGGATGCAACGGATATCGAGAAGAATCTGCCGGAATGGACCTCGGTGGTCATCGAATCGAACCGGATGAAGGCGGCTTCGGAAAAGATCACGTTTGCCGGTGGGGCGCAGGACCGCATCAAGCATGTGATCTACATCATCAAGGAGAACCGGACTTACGATCAGATTCTTGGCGATTTGGCGAAGGATGGGAAACCGGTCGGCAATGGCGATCCGAAGCTGACGATGTATGGCCAGTCGATTACGCCGAACGAGCACAAGCTGGCGCTGCAGTTTGGCGTGCTGGATAACTTCTATGACTCGGGCGAGGTATCCGGGGATGGGCATGTGTGGTCGACGGCGGCCATCGGAACCGACTATCTGGAGAAGACATGGCAGCAGTCTTACCGGGGCACGCAGCGCACCTATGACTTTGAGGGGATTGTCGCGTATGGGTCGCCGCTGTTGCAGAAGATTCCCGATGTCAACGAGCCGATGAGCGGATATCTATGGGGTGATCTCGCCGCGCATGGCAAGAGTTACTACCACTTCGGCGAGTACATCGCCACGGTCTTCTGCAATGACCTGACGAAGGCGAAGAACGCGAATCCGCAGCTTGGTCCGATGCTGGAGGGACGCGACTGCTCGCACAAGGCCGTTGAGCCGGGAGAAGAGCTGCCTGCGGAGTGGGGTGGCGGGGTGAACAAGTGGCCCTGGCCGATTCCGCTGATGGCGTCGAACACGGCCACCAAGCCGCAGCTTGTGGGGCACTTTGCCGAGGAAGCTCCGGACTTTAATTTGCAGGTTCCCGATCAGGTCCGCGTGAACATCTTTGAACGCCATCTCAAGCAGTGGGTTGCGGACAAGGAGCAGGGCAAGGACACGATGCCGAACTTTGTGCTGCTTCGCCTGGGCAACGATCACACGGCGGGAACGAGGCCGGGCGGGCCTACGCCGAAGTCCTCTGTTGCGGATAACGATCTGGCTGTGGGCAGAGCGGTCGAAGCGATTTCGCACTCGCCGTTCTGGGACGACACGGCGTTCTTCATTCTTGAAGACGATGCGCAGGATGGCGGCGACCATGTCGAGGCGCATCGCAGCATCGCTCTGGTGATCAGCAAGTATGCTCCGCGCAAGGCGGATGGAACGCCGTTTGTCGATAGCCGATTTTATTCAACGGTAAGCGTGGTGCGCACGATGGAGACGCTGCTTGGGTTGCCTCCGATGAACAACAACGACGCCTTCGCTTCGATGATCTCGACGCTGTTTACCGGCCCTGGCGATCAGCCCGCGTATACTGCCGATACTTCCAATCGCGACAACGGACTGATCTACACCGCGAACAGTAAGAAGGCGGAAGGCGCGCAGGAGAGCATGAAGATGGACTTTCGCCATGCGGATCATGCCGATGCGCAGAAGCTGAATGTGATCCTGTGGAAGGATGCGATGGGCGATGCGCCGGTTCCGGCACAGCTCAAGCAGCATCACAAGAAGACAGCCGACAAGGATGATGATGATTAG